The Cololabis saira isolate AMF1-May2022 chromosome 20, fColSai1.1, whole genome shotgun sequence genome includes a window with the following:
- the LOC133420875 gene encoding uncharacterized protein LOC133420875 isoform X2 — MICRILLLIILTSHVCAATFVVNVTQSSYQTEENHNITLEWTFTPKPGTSSRPPDIYCELRTYLRPLVLFLVVNGVEMTFYHDQQFRGRVQSDRDALREGRLRLHMSRLRTEDSGQYWCRLDTESGWGSASCEVLVSGSFLVEVDPSLEPLV, encoded by the exons atgatcTGCAGGATCCTGCTGCTCATCATCCTCACATCACATGTCTGTG CAGCAACATTTGTAGTGAATGTGACACAGAGCTCCTATCAGACAGAGGAGAACCACAACATCACCCTGGAGTGGACCTTCACCCCCAAACCTGgaacctcctccagacctcctgacATCTACTGTGAACTCAGAACTTATCTCAGACCCTTAGTCCTGTTTCTTGTGGTGAACGGAGTTGAGATGACCTTTTATCACGATCAACAGTTTAGAGGACGAGTCCAGAGCGACAGAGATGCTCTGAGAGAGGGACGACTAAGACTCCACATGTCCAGACTCAGGACTGAGGACTCAGGACAGTACTGGTGTAGACTGGACACAGAGTCTGGATGGGGGTCTGCCAGCTGTGAAGTCCTCGTCTCTG GAAGTTTCTTAGTAGAAGTGGATCCTTCGCTAGAGCCCCTAGTTTAA
- the LOC133420875 gene encoding butyrophilin-like protein 2 isoform X1, whose product MICRILLLIILTSHVCAATFVVNVTQSSYQTEENHNITLEWTFTPKPGTSSRPPDIYCELRTYLRPLVLFLVVNGVEMTFYHDQQFRGRVQSDRDALREGRLRLHMSRLRTEDSGQYWCRLDTESGWGSASCEVLVSAAADLPPQTPTMIPEQEPQETTRSYDEAGVVAAAALLFLFFIFILFFLIFLLRSIAKVTMVHTSS is encoded by the exons atgatcTGCAGGATCCTGCTGCTCATCATCCTCACATCACATGTCTGTG CAGCAACATTTGTAGTGAATGTGACACAGAGCTCCTATCAGACAGAGGAGAACCACAACATCACCCTGGAGTGGACCTTCACCCCCAAACCTGgaacctcctccagacctcctgacATCTACTGTGAACTCAGAACTTATCTCAGACCCTTAGTCCTGTTTCTTGTGGTGAACGGAGTTGAGATGACCTTTTATCACGATCAACAGTTTAGAGGACGAGTCCAGAGCGACAGAGATGCTCTGAGAGAGGGACGACTAAGACTCCACATGTCCAGACTCAGGACTGAGGACTCAGGACAGTACTGGTGTAGACTGGACACAGAGTCTGGATGGGGGTCTGCCAGCTGTGAAGTCCTCGTCTCTG cagctgctgatcttcCACCTCAGACACCAACGATGATCCCAGAACAAGAACCTCAGGAGACGACCAGATCCTACGATGAAGCAGGAGTTGTTGCAGCAGctgctcttctttttttattttttatttttattttattttttttaatttttttattgagaTCAATAGCCAAAGTAACAATGGTACATACATCTTCATAa